From the Candidatus Blochmannia vicinus genome, the window CGCATAATTTTGCTTTTTTTATTTGCAATAGCTGTAAACAAGTTACTGAGCAAACAACAAAGGGTATTGAAGAAATATTGCAAAACATGGCTAAAATTACAGGATTTACTATGTTTAACAACGTTATTGAAGCACATGGACTATGTACAAAATGTATTAACATTCAATTACATTCATATCTTAGATCTTAATTGTTGATATACAATTAATATAATAAAATATTTTTATAAAATATACGTAAATATATACTAATATAAGTAATAATAAACATTGATCTGATTTAAAATTTATAATCTCATCACAAAATGTGATGAGATTATAAATTTTAACTAAAAGCTGCAAATAAATTTCATTGTATTATTAAGAGTGATAATGAATACTCCCTCTACATTAGTACAAATTTAAAGCAATTCCCACAAATATTAATGCACCTATATAATTATTACTTAAAAAAGCTTTAAAATATTTCATTTGTTTTCTCTTATTAATTAAAATTTGTTGCCATACAAATATTATGGTGACTCCAAATAATGAAAAAAAATAAAATAATATAGTAAATCGTTCCTTCCAGCCAATCATGCCCAATATAAATATAATAATGAACTGAAATATTCCTATGATAAATTTATCCATGTTTCCAAATAATACAGCAGACGACTTTACACCAATATATTTATCATCTTCCCTATCCATCATAGCATATTGTGTATCATATACTATTGTCCATATGGTATTCATTGCAAATAATAACCACGCAGTACTGCTTATAGGACGATTAATTGCAGTAAAAGCCATTAAAATAGGCCAACTAAATAATAATCCTAACATTAGTTGGGGCAAATAAGTATATCTTTTAAGATAAGGATATA encodes:
- the ubiA gene encoding 4-hydroxybenzoate octaprenyltransferase; translated protein: MSNRLFFIKKFYNLAQLMRINQPIGFFLLLWPTLWGLWLSNRGIPENVILIIFVTGVLCMRSAGCIINDYVDYDIDRRVKRTKTRPLSSGTITKKEALTVLAILLIVALALVLILNLITIFLSVVALVLSGVYPYLKRYTYLPQLMLGLLFSWPILMAFTAINRPISSTAWLLFAMNTIWTIVYDTQYAMMDREDDKYIGVKSSAVLFGNMDKFIIGIFQFIIIFILGMIGWKERFTILFYFFSLFGVTIIFVWQQILINKRKQMKYFKAFLSNNYIGALIFVGIALNLY